A genome region from Xylanivirga thermophila includes the following:
- a CDS encoding amidohydrolase — translation MDRIFLNGCIHTMDKYDTVAQAMSISGDTITRIGSNEEVLKNNNDNAEIVDLHGKTVIPGLIDSHTHILWAATSELNGELFIPQSIEELLDYVRERTKELPEGQWIHLRNTYPTRLKEYRYPTIEELDKVSPRHPVFVDGAYAGRANSYALKKAGICKNTPASAMIPAIKRCLKERPMSIQEYKQGIKNIQTEYNRLGITSVIDGISDLVGVQAINELYDEGQLNVRIVFSKVVSQAKGACDDMKTFKSHISLPHKWGKLSFLKVMIDGGILTGTSYMRRPYNDKIGIFDMPEGFRGIINHDVKELIEFIDVAYNEGYQMSAHSIGDGALDVLLSAYMEYGRKRDMTDRRFSIIHGDFTDDLTLNTIKALNLILLFQPAWHFKDANILSKLLDHETMESFLPYAKYVDKGIYAAAGSDHMVKYHPLLSQNPYHPFWALYNMITRNTIDGRVIGGEQSIDRKEALKFYTWYGAYASFDEDKKGSLETGKLADFAILSKDYFTCPVDDIPKIKSLFTVVGGNIVIDTIKCI, via the coding sequence ATGGATAGGATTTTCTTAAATGGGTGCATACATACTATGGATAAATATGATACTGTAGCTCAAGCTATGTCAATTTCAGGAGATACTATAACACGCATTGGTTCTAATGAAGAGGTGCTCAAGAACAATAACGATAACGCTGAAATTGTGGATCTCCATGGGAAAACGGTTATTCCAGGATTAATTGATAGCCACACCCACATACTATGGGCAGCAACAAGTGAACTAAATGGGGAACTTTTTATTCCCCAATCTATAGAAGAACTGTTGGATTATGTCCGTGAAAGGACAAAAGAATTACCTGAAGGCCAATGGATACACCTAAGAAACACCTATCCTACTCGCTTAAAGGAGTATAGATATCCTACTATAGAAGAGCTAGATAAGGTTTCCCCAAGGCATCCTGTGTTTGTAGATGGTGCCTATGCAGGGCGAGCAAATAGTTATGCATTAAAAAAAGCAGGGATATGTAAGAATACTCCCGCCTCTGCCATGATCCCTGCCATTAAGCGTTGTCTAAAAGAGAGGCCTATGAGTATACAAGAGTATAAGCAGGGTATTAAAAATATACAGACAGAATATAATAGGTTGGGTATTACTAGCGTAATAGATGGCATATCCGATTTGGTAGGGGTACAGGCAATAAACGAGCTTTATGATGAAGGACAGCTAAATGTGCGCATTGTATTTTCTAAGGTGGTATCGCAAGCCAAAGGAGCTTGTGATGATATGAAGACTTTTAAATCCCATATATCCCTGCCACATAAATGGGGTAAGCTATCATTTTTAAAGGTTATGATAGATGGAGGTATACTAACTGGCACATCTTATATGCGCCGCCCCTACAATGATAAAATAGGCATATTTGATATGCCAGAAGGATTTAGAGGTATTATAAACCACGATGTAAAAGAATTAATAGAATTTATAGATGTGGCATATAATGAAGGATATCAAATGAGTGCCCATTCTATTGGTGATGGGGCATTGGATGTGCTTTTAAGTGCATATATGGAATATGGCAGAAAGCGGGATATGACAGATAGACGATTTAGCATAATACATGGAGATTTTACAGATGATTTGACACTAAACACCATAAAGGCGCTAAATCTCATTTTATTATTTCAACCAGCTTGGCATTTTAAGGATGCTAATATCTTGAGTAAGTTATTGGATCATGAAACAATGGAAAGTTTCTTACCATATGCCAAATACGTGGATAAAGGCATATATGCAGCGGCAGGAAGTGATCATATGGTAAAATATCATCCACTATTATCACAAAATCCATACCATCCTTTCTGGGCCCTTTATAATATGATTACCCGAAATACTATAGATGGAAGAGTAATAGGGGGGGAGCAGTCCATAGATAGGAAAGAAGCACTTAAATTTTATACATGGTATGGAGCATATGCTTCGTTTGACGAGGACAAAAAGGGTAGTCTGGAAACTGGAAAACTTGCTGATTTTGCTATATTATCAAAGGATTATTTCACCTGCCCGGTAGATGATATACCTAAAATTAAATCTTTATTTACTGTAGTAGGTGGGAATATAGTAATTGACACTATAAAATGCATATAG
- a CDS encoding Gfo/Idh/MocA family protein, which produces MFRIGILGSDNSHAEIFSKIINFPDPVTGEYVYPDCKVVGIFGLEKERTEQVARDGGIEFISKTPKDLMGKVDAVMTVFRHGDLHLPYALPFIEAGIPTWIDKPFTVKTEDARRIIEIARKRGTLIDGGSTTKHTYDTLMLKQEVQEGSRIGRVKTAVLNFPADVDSEYAGIHFYGPHLTEITLATFGYNPKSVIASMTGDCVTAILKYDNYQVIMNFIKGHNEYYAILYGEKGTIIREIDISITYKHGLEKFINMLRTNKMPMTFEQLYAPVEVLNSIEEAYKTNKEVKIKSL; this is translated from the coding sequence GTGTTTAGAATAGGTATATTAGGATCTGATAATAGCCATGCTGAGATCTTTTCAAAGATTATCAATTTTCCTGATCCTGTTACAGGCGAATATGTATATCCAGATTGTAAAGTTGTAGGTATATTTGGATTAGAAAAAGAACGTACAGAGCAGGTCGCGAGGGATGGAGGTATAGAATTTATATCAAAAACCCCTAAAGATCTCATGGGTAAAGTAGATGCAGTAATGACGGTGTTTCGCCACGGAGATCTACATCTTCCCTATGCACTACCTTTTATCGAGGCAGGTATTCCTACATGGATAGATAAACCATTTACCGTAAAAACGGAAGATGCGAGGCGTATTATAGAGATAGCAAGGAAGAGAGGTACTCTAATAGATGGTGGTTCTACTACAAAGCATACCTATGATACCTTAATGCTTAAGCAGGAAGTGCAGGAAGGTAGTCGTATTGGCAGGGTGAAGACAGCAGTATTAAATTTCCCTGCAGATGTAGATAGCGAATATGCAGGGATCCATTTCTATGGGCCACATCTTACGGAAATAACCCTTGCAACTTTTGGCTATAATCCGAAATCTGTTATAGCTAGTATGACAGGGGATTGTGTAACAGCCATATTGAAATATGATAATTATCAGGTAATCATGAATTTTATAAAAGGACATAATGAATATTATGCCATATTATATGGAGAAAAAGGTACAATTATAAGGGAGATAGATATAAGCATTACCTATAAGCACGGGTTGGAAAAATTTATAAATATGCTTAGAACAAACAAGATGCCAATGACCTTTGAACAACTTTATGCGCCTGTAGAAGTACTAAACTCTATAGAAGAGGCATACAAAACCAATAAAGAAGTAAAGATAAAAAGTCTATAA
- a CDS encoding sugar phosphate isomerase/epimerase family protein, producing the protein MFKKGVISDEISQDMREAAELAYRYKLDGVEIRSVWEKGPHELTDKDIKEIKTILSDYNLDVCGISAPFFKCDIDDQRQIDEHIEILKRCIDLSYKLDVKFIRGFTFWSKGDFNSYFDRIVSKFETPIELLSKNGKFLVLEFDPSVFATNAQKLVQVIKAIDSPFVKGLWDPGNDIYDPDGERPFPDGYNIIKDHMVHMHLKDAKKLPDGKVVSTPIGLGEVEYEEHFSKLIEDRYEGYVVLETHYRPKHDLSEALLALPKGSAFSYLGYEASEDSLKRWQKIMDKII; encoded by the coding sequence ATGTTTAAAAAGGGTGTTATAAGCGATGAAATATCTCAAGACATGAGGGAAGCGGCAGAGCTTGCATATCGTTACAAGTTAGATGGAGTGGAGATTCGTTCAGTATGGGAGAAAGGGCCACATGAATTGACTGACAAGGATATAAAGGAAATAAAGACTATTTTGTCTGATTATAATTTAGATGTATGTGGAATTAGTGCCCCATTTTTTAAATGTGATATAGACGACCAAAGGCAGATAGATGAGCACATAGAAATATTAAAACGCTGTATAGATCTATCCTATAAATTGGATGTAAAGTTTATAAGGGGATTTACGTTTTGGAGCAAAGGGGATTTTAACAGTTATTTTGATAGAATAGTTTCTAAGTTTGAAACCCCCATAGAATTATTGAGTAAGAATGGAAAGTTTTTGGTGCTAGAATTTGACCCTAGTGTATTTGCTACTAATGCGCAAAAGTTGGTGCAGGTTATAAAAGCAATAGATTCCCCATTCGTGAAGGGTCTTTGGGATCCAGGTAATGATATATATGACCCAGATGGGGAACGACCATTCCCCGATGGATATAATATTATAAAAGATCATATGGTGCATATGCACTTAAAAGATGCTAAAAAACTTCCAGATGGAAAGGTTGTCTCTACTCCTATAGGCTTAGGGGAAGTGGAGTATGAAGAGCATTTTTCCAAATTGATCGAAGATAGATACGAAGGGTATGTGGTATTGGAAACCCATTATCGTCCCAAACACGATTTAAGTGAAGCACTTCTTGCACTTCCAAAGGGGTCTGCTTTTTCGTATTTAGGCTATGAAGCTTCAGAAGATTCTCTTAAAAGATGGCAAAAAATAATGGATAAAATTATATAA
- a CDS encoding AraC family transcriptional regulator — translation MHKGHANIKNFIRSENNFKGSIPFKVYKMESWFSGETYHSHEYMQIWYVYKGVVFHWINGTCHEMAKGDVFVVPPYVIHRISARDLDDVIIMGCEFSARFINSQFDDFEKYKDIFDFAYLQPFLVEDTKIKAKVTLTVDSQIQVENIMNNMLTEYKTQDNYYDHIIKAELLKLLSIIAREYGNSKRNKESKSVVEKYRNNVSKAIKYIDQNFYKDLKLDDACKQAMMSKSYFCYIFKIMTQKTFTEYLVDMRIKKAMDLLVNTDLSITNISYNVGFNDSAYFCRVFKKVVGVSPKYYKKIMLDENGEM, via the coding sequence ATGCATAAAGGGCATGCCAACATAAAAAATTTTATAAGAAGTGAAAATAATTTTAAAGGATCTATCCCATTTAAAGTATATAAAATGGAGAGCTGGTTTTCTGGTGAAACATATCATTCCCATGAATATATGCAGATATGGTATGTATACAAGGGGGTGGTGTTTCATTGGATCAATGGCACTTGTCATGAAATGGCTAAAGGGGATGTTTTCGTTGTACCTCCGTATGTCATTCATAGGATAAGTGCTAGGGATTTAGATGATGTAATAATAATGGGCTGTGAATTCTCTGCCAGGTTTATAAACAGTCAATTTGATGATTTTGAGAAATATAAGGATATATTTGACTTTGCGTATTTACAGCCTTTTTTAGTAGAGGATACAAAAATAAAGGCTAAGGTAACTCTGACAGTAGATTCCCAAATACAAGTAGAGAATATAATGAACAACATGCTTACGGAGTATAAAACTCAGGACAACTATTATGATCATATAATAAAGGCAGAACTATTGAAGTTATTATCAATTATTGCTAGAGAGTACGGTAATTCAAAAAGGAATAAGGAATCTAAAAGTGTAGTTGAAAAATATAGAAATAATGTAAGTAAGGCCATCAAATATATAGATCAGAATTTTTACAAGGATTTAAAATTGGATGATGCATGTAAACAGGCTATGATGTCTAAAAGTTATTTTTGTTATATATTCAAGATTATGACTCAAAAAACATTTACAGAATATTTGGTAGATATGAGAATAAAAAAAGCAATGGATTTGCTTGTAAATACCGATTTATCTATTACAAACATTTCATATAACGTGGGTTTCAATGATTCTGCTTATTTTTGTAGAGTATTTAAGAAGGTAGTGGGAGTTTCACCTAAATATTATAAAAAAATTATGTTAGATGAAAATGGAGAAATGTAA
- a CDS encoding sugar phosphate isomerase/epimerase family protein, whose product MKISLFSLLLSHLSLEEAIVLCKEIGYDGIELWGKEPHISADTPMSRVKQIRTLLDDNEIDLVAIGSYLGGFSTKSDMECQREFEQLEKYLDIMQVLKCNMIRVSPGGPNGFLAHKYHYEKSLYWMAKCADLAKKYNVRLVMEIHNGSLIETVDAAKAYVEQLNRDNVGLIHDAGNMYITDTDFGKESVDTLGNKIFHVHVKDEIRINDDSLPGAFHSQTIYGDEIFQQKFLGEGAVDHIPLLTALLENKYDGYLSIECHAAASGEERAKREFVAINKLIEAAKNKTNK is encoded by the coding sequence ATGAAAATTTCTTTGTTTAGTTTGCTGTTAAGCCATCTTTCATTGGAAGAGGCTATAGTCTTATGTAAGGAAATAGGATATGATGGTATAGAGTTATGGGGGAAAGAACCCCATATTTCAGCTGATACTCCCATGTCAAGGGTAAAACAAATAAGGACACTACTTGATGATAATGAAATAGATTTAGTGGCAATAGGTTCTTATTTAGGAGGCTTTTCTACTAAATCAGATATGGAATGTCAGAGGGAATTTGAACAATTGGAAAAATATCTTGATATTATGCAAGTATTAAAATGCAATATGATAAGGGTATCTCCAGGAGGACCCAATGGGTTTTTAGCTCATAAATACCATTATGAAAAATCACTTTATTGGATGGCTAAATGTGCTGATTTAGCTAAGAAATATAATGTAAGGCTAGTTATGGAGATACATAATGGCAGCTTAATAGAAACAGTTGATGCTGCTAAAGCATATGTGGAACAATTAAATAGGGACAATGTAGGATTGATACATGATGCAGGGAATATGTATATAACCGATACGGATTTTGGTAAAGAGTCGGTTGATACTTTGGGCAATAAGATATTTCATGTGCATGTAAAGGATGAAATCAGGATAAATGATGATAGTCTTCCAGGAGCATTTCACTCACAAACTATATACGGTGATGAAATTTTTCAGCAAAAGTTTTTAGGAGAAGGGGCTGTTGATCATATACCATTGCTTACTGCTTTGTTGGAAAATAAATATGATGGATATTTGTCAATAGAATGTCATGCAGCTGCTTCAGGTGAAGAAAGGGCAAAGAGAGAGTTTGTGGCTATAAACAAACTGATAGAAGCAGCAAAAAACAAAACAAATAAATGA
- a CDS encoding type 2 periplasmic-binding domain-containing protein, whose translation MKKKIISLMLVIFMISSLFIGCGKQEEKDTSKDKSDEVVDKNDKEDKKETYKWIDPVTNFQTLRDEVKITLDTGLPAYLNFMPYPADFPLMEMKVKAVQKRHEPYMVQRFPTTVRYTDTEMERVTLLETDIKNYVEQMIVKFITGDETIDNFDKFVKTLNEIELEELLKLKQGAYDRWAKK comes from the coding sequence ATGAAGAAAAAGATAATTAGTTTAATGTTGGTCATCTTTATGATCTCATCCCTTTTTATAGGTTGTGGTAAACAGGAAGAGAAGGATACATCAAAGGACAAATCGGATGAAGTAGTAGATAAGAATGACAAAGAAGATAAAAAAGAGACTTATAAATGGATTGATCCAGTAACAAACTTTCAAACTCTCCGTGATGAAGTGAAGATAACTTTAGATACAGGATTGCCGGCCTATTTAAACTTTATGCCATATCCTGCAGATTTTCCCCTTATGGAAATGAAGGTAAAAGCAGTTCAAAAGCGGCATGAACCGTACATGGTGCAGAGATTTCCCACTACTGTAAGATATACGGATACAGAGATGGAACGTGTAACTTTGTTAGAAACTGATATAAAGAACTATGTAGAACAAATGATTGTAAAATTCATAACAGGTGATGAAACTATAGATAACTTTGATAAGTTTGTTAAGACATTAAATGAAATTGAGCTTGAAGAGCTTCTAAAACTTAAACAAGGTGCTTATGATAGATGGGCTAAAAAATAA
- a CDS encoding carbohydrate ABC transporter permease, which yields MMAVIKETKGDKIFNVINYIILTIILLITFYPLLFVVIASISNPDMINSGQVVLLPKDISFDGYKRIFQDPRILSGYKNTIIYTVFGTLLNLAVTIPAAYALSRKDLVGRNIITIIFMITMFFSGGLIPTFLLMKRLHLLNTRWAILILGATSMWNIVITRTFFENNIPGELQEAAEIDGCSDFKIFFSIILPLSSPIIAVMTLFFGVAHWNNYFKALIYLSDKKLFPLQIILREILVKSEFDAQMLLIGSHDTGTLMDELRAAEQIKYALIIIATLPVMLAYPFVQKYFVKGVMVGAIKG from the coding sequence ATGATGGCGGTTATTAAGGAAACAAAGGGAGATAAGATATTCAATGTAATTAACTATATAATATTAACTATTATTTTATTAATAACATTTTATCCATTGTTATTCGTTGTTATTGCATCAATTAGCAATCCGGATATGATAAACTCGGGGCAAGTTGTCTTATTACCTAAAGATATATCTTTTGATGGTTATAAGCGTATATTTCAAGATCCTCGCATATTAAGTGGCTATAAGAACACGATTATATATACAGTATTTGGGACTTTGCTCAACTTAGCAGTAACCATACCTGCTGCTTATGCATTATCACGGAAAGACTTAGTAGGAAGAAATATTATTACTATAATATTTATGATAACTATGTTTTTTAGTGGTGGTTTGATACCTACATTTCTTCTCATGAAAAGGCTCCATCTTTTAAACACTAGATGGGCTATATTGATCCTTGGAGCAACAAGCATGTGGAATATAGTAATTACAAGGACTTTTTTTGAAAATAATATTCCAGGTGAATTGCAAGAGGCTGCAGAGATAGATGGATGTTCTGATTTTAAAATATTCTTTTCAATAATACTGCCCCTTTCTTCACCTATTATTGCGGTAATGACACTTTTCTTCGGAGTAGCCCATTGGAACAACTATTTCAAAGCTTTGATATATCTGTCAGATAAAAAACTGTTTCCTCTCCAGATAATTTTGAGGGAAATATTAGTGAAAAGTGAGTTTGATGCCCAGATGCTTCTTATAGGTTCTCATGATACAGGTACACTGATGGATGAACTGAGGGCTGCTGAACAAATAAAATATGCTTTAATCATTATTGCCACCTTGCCTGTTATGTTGGCCTATCCTTTTGTACAAAAGTATTTTGTAAAAGGCGTTATGGTAGGTGCAATAAAAGGATAA